ACGAAGGCACGATCCAGCTCAACGTTGTCCTGCCTCCAGGCACATCGCTGGCCGAGTCCGATCGGATCGCAGGAACGGTGGAAGAGTCACTCATGCAAATTGAGGACGTGCAGCGGTTTGCACGGCGCACCGGGCGGGCGGAGCTGGACGAACACGCCGAGGGTGTGAATATGTCGGAAATGATCATCGAGCTCGACCCCGACTCACCGCGTTCACGAGAGCAGCAACTCGCCGAAATCCGCGAGGCCATGAGCGAAATACCTGACATCGTGACGGCGGTCGAGCAACCCATTGCCCACTTGATCTCGCACATGCTCTCAGGCGTCAAGGCACAGGTCGGCATCAAAATCTATGGCGACGACCTCGATTTGCTGCGTCAGAGGGCGGAACAGATCATCGCCAAAATGCGGCAGGTTCCCGGAGTGACCGACGCGTTGCTGGAGCCACAGGCACTCGTGCCCCAGCTTCGCATCGAGTGGGATCGTGACCGACTGCTCCGTCACGGACTAAGCACATCGACGTTGAACGAGTACGTACAAACGGCGATGAACGGTCGCGTCGTCTCGCAAGTCCTCGACGGCATGCGCACATTCGATTTGGTCGTCCGGATGAAAGAGAACTACCGAGAGGATATTGAGGAGCTGAAGCGATTGTCGATTCAACTGCCCGAAGGTGGCACACTGCCGCTCGCAGGACTGGCCAAGGTCTACCAAGCCAGCGGTCCCAACACGGTCAAACGCGAAAATGTCCGACGCCGTGTCGTGATCCAGTGCAACGTGGCTGATCGGGGCGTGGTCGACGTCGTGAAGGACATCCAAGCAGCTATCCAGCCGATCGTTGCCGCGCTTCCCTCGGGCTACTTTGTTGAGTATGGCGGCCAATTTCAAAGTCAGAAGTCGGCCAGCCGCGTGATTTCAGCTCTGTTCGCGGTCGCGATGCTGGGCGTATTCTTGGTTCTGTTCACACTCTTTCGTAGCGTGAACTTGTCGCTCCAAGTCATGGCCGCATTGCCGATGGCGTTCATCGGTTCGGTGGCGGCATTGGTACTCACCGGGCAAACGTTGACGATCGCAGCCATGGTCGGCTTCATCTCACTCGCCGGGATCGCATCCCGGAACGGCATCTTGTTGCTCCAGCACTACCTGCATCTGGTGCAGCACGAAGGCGAGCAGTTCACGACCTCGATGATCGTTCGGGCCGGCTTGGAACGACTCGCTCCGGTGCTGATGACCGCGCTCACCTCCGGCATCGGGCTAGTGCCGCTGGTTCTCGCCTCGGGCGAAGCGGGCAAGGAAATCCTCTATCCCGTCGCCACCGTCATCTTGGGCGGCCTGATCAGCTCGACGGCTCTCGATTTCTTTGTGCACCCGGCACTGTTCTACCTCTTCGGGATGAAATCCGCTGCAGGTGTCGTCAACGATTCGACCAGCGAAATCGAGTTGAGCGAGTGAACAGGCCGATCTCCCCATTTTCTAATTTCCATTTGCTACTTAACCCATGAGAAATCGAATGATCACGTAAGTCAGTTTGCGATTAGCTACACCTCTTTCTTCAACTCGATACACCCCCATCCACTCACGAGAAAACCCATGCGCACTTTCCAACATTCATTGATCGCCGGTCTTGCCGCCTGCTCCTTGGCCTTAACAGGGTGCGGTCCCCGACCCGCTACCGATACAGCGATCGCCCCATCCGCAGCAGGCGGTGACGCCCACGACCATGATCACCCACATGAAGGACCGCACCACGGAACGCTCGTGGAACTCGGCGATGAAGAATATCATGCGGAAGTCGTTCATGACGCCAGTTCCGTCACGGTGTATATGCTGGGCTCCAATGGTAAAGACCTTGTTCCGATCGACGCCGAAAGCCTGACGATCAACCTCATACAAGCCGCAGTTCCCAAGCAATTCACGCTCACGGCCAGCCCTGAAGAGACTGACCCAGCGGGCAAGTCATCGCGATTTACCACCAAAGATGCCGAATTGGTCGGACACCTCGATGATGCGTCCGCAGCGGCCAAACTGAGTGTGACCATCGCGGGGACGTCCTTTCAAGGCGAAATTGCGCACGATCACGACCATGCTGGACACGACCACGCTCATTAGTCCACTTCTCCAGTGCATGGTAGTGAACCCATGCTAGCACGTAGGGTCCGGAGCGGTACTCAAACGTGGCGATTGCCATCGGGCGGTGCCGGCTGATGGCAACTCGCGCAGTGGAGGGCTCCGAGACCCCAGGCGATTTTCTCACAGGGCACGCCCTGGATCTCCACGCCAGGGCAGAGATCCGAGAGGATCTCAATGGCCTTGGTGTCGCTGGAGGGGTGAGCGAAGGTCGGCACCAGGATGCGGTCAGCGCCCAGCCTCAGAAAATTGCAGTAACTCTGCGGGACAGGGTGGCCATCGATCGTTCGCGGCGGCGGAACCGGCAATCGATGGATCTGCACATTCGGGCTGGTCTGCCGCCCCCACAGCTGAAGTTGACGGAAGTTGGCCTGCAGAGCCGCAGCGCAGGGATCATTAGCGTCGGCGGCCACCGCGGCAACGATGTTCTCGCGGTCGACGAACCTTGCTAATTGATCGATGTGTCCATCGGTGTCATCCCCAGGAATCAGTCCGCCGTCAATCCAGGCAATTTCGTGAACGCCAAGATACTGATTGAACCGCTGAGCGGCTTGCTGCTGGGTCAACCCCGGATTGCGAGCATCATCCAGGACACAAGCTGAATGCACCAGCAGGCGGCCCGCCCCATCGGTTTCCAATGCCCCCCCTTCCAGGGTCAGACCCGCATGCAGGCAACGCACGCCGGCGGCTAGCGCGATTTCCCGCCCAGCAGCCTGGTCCAGATCATGCGGAGCGTATTTCCCACCCCATGCGTTGAAGTGCCAGTTCACCGCGAGCAGGCCGTCGCCCTCATGGACAAAGGTGGGGCCGAAATCGCGGATCCAACAGTCGTTCGTCGGGATTTCGACGATTTCGATCGGGCGGAGCGTGCCACTGCGAGGATGCTCACTAACGGCCGGCAATATGATTCGCTGACAAGACTCGCGCAGACTATCGCTGGCGAGTATTCGTACTGGCGTCGATTCCGCAATCGCCACCGCAAAGGCAGCGAATGCCTCGGGGATACCCTTAAAATGACCTGGCCACGTCTCAAGGTTATGCGGCCAGGCCAGCCATACCGCGTCGCACGGCTCCCATTGAGCGGGAAAACGTCGCGGGAGGCTCACTCAGGCTTGATCTCTTCTTTGACTTTTTGAATAAAGTGCGGAGATTTCCCGCCTTTACTGAGTTCCTCGGCACGCTTGGCGGCTTCGTCGCGTTGGTCGAACTCATACACGGCGACCCGCTTGAGATTCTGACTAAACACGCCCCAATAGAGCCGCAACCGCATGTCGGCGGCGGCTTTCTTTGTTTTGCGTTTGGAGGTTTTCTTGCGCTTAACCTCGGCTGCCAGCTTTTCAGCAGCATCTGCTTCGGCTGCTTTTTCCTGCCGATTGACGACCTTCCGAGCCATAAATCTCAGCTGTAGGGGTTAGAGGGGGTGTGGTTTTGCGAAAAAATCACAGGGCCGGGATAAAAATTGGTCAGATTAGGTTATCGCGTTGGCTGGGTTCTGTCATGGGGACGCAGTCCAGAAAAGTGACCCAGCCGGCAGAACGTCCCCGGAGAAAGGTCAGTTTTTGTCTCGTCCGAAAAAAATGAGTCAAAGGATCGCTATTCGGCAGCGTACGATTCAGCTAGGCTGTACACTCCCCGTCGCGGTGAGTGGTATACTCAGTTTGTCAGCGCGGCCGGCTAGCGGGAACGGCTACCGGAAACACTTACCCGAAACCACGACGAGCGGCTTCTCTCCCTAATACGAGTTTGAACATGCAAGTGAATGTTTCAGCCCGCCATGGCACTCTTCAGCCTGGTGACCAGGAACTGATTGAGGAAAAGGCAATCAAACTTCGGCGACTCTACGACCGGATCAATGCGATCGAGGTCACAATTGATTTGAAACAATTGGACAAACCCGTCGTCGAAATCAACGTTTCCGCTGAGCATGCTGAAGACTGCATCGCACGCGCCGAGGCGAGTAACGTGATCGCCGCCTTGGATAATGCGATCCCCAAGGTTGAGCAGCAGTTACGGCGTCTCAAAGATCGAAAGACTGGAAACCGCTCAGCGGCTCATAAACACGTCGAGTCCGCTCCCCTGAGTGACGACGACGAGTGAGGCTGGACAGCCAGTTCGGCTCACTTTTTTAAGCATTTTTTACCACCCATTTCAGACATACCGTTGCTATGAAGTTTTCTGACTTTGTCAAGAAAGGCGCAATTCGCGCCAACCTGCAGTCCACTACGAAAGAGGCTGTGATCAATGAACTCGTCGAATCGCTGTTGGAGGCGGGGGAAATTGCCGCCGACCAGCGTGACGACATCATCGCGGCGATCATGAAGCGTGAGGAACTTGGCAGCACCGGCATCGGCCGCGGCGTAGCGGTTCCCCACACGAAGCACCCCAGCGTTTCAGAGCTGGTTGGCACCGTGGGAGTCAGCGAAGCGGGTGTTGATTTTGATTCACTCGACGGCGAACGGGTCCAGCTCTTCTTTTTGCTGATCAGCCCCCCGGAGCGTCCTGGCGATCACCTTCGAGCCCTGGAGAACATTTCGCGGCAATTGCGTGACGAGTCGTTCTGTCGGTTCCTCAAACAGAGCAAGACCGCTGACGACATTCAACAACTCCTCCAAGAAGCCGACGATAATCAGTTTGCCGCCGGCTAAGCCCCGCCGGTACAATCTGCGTAGACACCCCCGGTGCACTCCTCCCGAAACGTGCACCCATGAACGAAAGCCAATGAACCAGCCGCCGCTCAATAACCCGCCTCTGCTCGAACGTACTGTGTGCGTTGTCAACCCACAGGGCTTGCATGCCCGCCCGGCTGATTTGCTAGTGCGTTGCGCGGATGGATTTGAGTCGACGATCATGATCCAAAAAGGGGCTGAACAAGTCGACTGCCGCAGTATTTTGTCTTTACTGACGCTCGGGGCGACCGAGGGAACGGAACTGAAACTCACCGCTCAAGGACAGGACGCTGAGCACGCACTGGCAGCGATCTGCGAACTGTTCGACCAGGGATTTCACGAAAATGGCCAGCCGTCCTCGTAAGACCTCCGAGACTCGAAGACCACTTAAACTCTGGCAGCCGCAAGAACACAACCACACCAATTCTCTCTGAGCGCCCCGAGCAGATGTGCCGGGATGAGATGGAGAGCCTATTCGCTGCGTTGCAGCGGTCCACACCAACTTATTTTTCAAGAGATCAGATGATGCTGTTTGTTTCCTCATGCAACAGGACCGTTCGCGGGGACAGCCTCCGCCCACCGCTGCGTTGATGTCGATGAGTGTGACGAAGCGTCACGCTATCGATGTGCGTACGAAGCCATTAAACGGATGACTCGTTGTCGATGACATCGCCGCGGCTGCTCTTTGAGGGGGGCCGGTTTGGCGACACACATCAGGATGGAAATGGACATGCATCCACCGCGATGCTGGAACTACAAGGCATTCCCGTTTCACCGGGCGTGGCCATTGCGTCGGCCCTCGTGCTCGACCCTGATGGCTATCGAATCCCACGGTGTATCGTCCCGGCCGCTGATGTCGAGGGCGAGTTCGCGCGTCTGCACGCTGCAGTGGACGTCGTCTCCCAGCGGCTCGAGCAGAGCCGACTCGATACCACCGCGACCGCCGGCAGCCAAACCGGAGATATCTTCGCCGCCCAGCTCCAGATGCTGCACGACCCGCGGCTGCACAGCGAACTGCAGAAACGCATTCGCGAAGATCATCAATCTGCGGCATTTGCCGTCAGTGCTGTGCTGCATAACTACGCCACGGCCCTCCAAAAACTCGAAAATCCGTTCCTCGCCGATCGGGCTCAAGACGTACTCGATATCGAACGGCAACTGCTCATGCAGCTCGGGGCCGTCACGCAGCAACCGCTGATGGAGCTGACAGAGCCGGTTATCGTGCTCTCGCGAATGCTCACACCGAGTGAAACGGCCTCGCTTAATCGCGAGTTCGTAAAAGGGTTCTGCACCGAGATCGGTGGCCCCGGAGGGCACACGGCCATTGTGGCAAAAGGCCTCGAGATACCTGCGGTTGTAGGTATCGGCGAATTTCTGCCCGTGATCGCTGGGGCTGGATGCGTGATTGTCGATGGCGATCGCGGTCGCTTGATCATCGACCCCACGGACGAAGTTCTAGAGAGCTATCGCCAGCGGGCCGAGGACCGCCGCACACTCGCCCTGCGGCTGGCCGAGCAAAGCCAACTGCCGGCTGAAACCAGCGATGGTGTCCGCATCTCACTCAACGCCAACATCGAGTTCCCCCACGAGACCGGTTCGTGCTTGCAGCGAGGTGCCGATGGCATCGGGCTTTATAGGACCGAGTTTTTATATTTGTCTTCCGAGGAAGAACCCACCGAAGAAGACCACTACGCCGCCTATGCCGAAGTCATTTCGCAGATGGGTGGTCGTCCCGTGGTGATTCGCACGCTCGATTTGGGCGCCGACAAAATGGGACACGGCAAGCGTGCTCATGCCGAGAACAACCCCTTCTTGGGGCTGCGCAGTATCCGACTATCACTTCGCAATCTCGATCTTTTCCGGCCCCAACTCCGTGCCGTCCTGCGGGCGGCCGTGCTAGGCGATGTGCGGGTGATGTTCCCGCTCGTGACGACCATCGGTGAGCTTCGTCAAGCGCGAATGCTGCTCAACGTGGTCGCCGAAGATTTAAAAGAATCCGGGGTTCCCTACCGCAGCGATCTGCCGGTAGGCATGATGGTGGAGGTGCCAGCGGCCGTCATCACACTCGAACGCTTTGCCGCCGAAGTCGACTTTTTCAGCATCGGTACCAACGACCTGGCCCAATACACACTGGCAGTCGATCGCTCCAATGAGTCCGTCGCGGATCTCTACCAATCGAGTGATCCCGCCGTGCTGCGACTGATCCAAGCCAGCATTGACATTGCCGGTGATACACAAACACCGATCAGCGTTTGCGGTGAAATGAGCAGCAACCCCGCTCGAGCCCTCCTGTTGCTCGGCATGGGTGTGCGTAACTTGAGCGTTCCACCCTCGGCACTCCCACGGGTCAAGAAAGCAATCCGCAGCGTTTCGATCACGCAGTGCCAAGGGTTCGCCGAACGCGTCGCCAAGTTGGAATCTGCCCGCGATGTGGATTTGTATCTGATGGATCGGCTTGCCGACCTGGTGCCGGAATTGGTGATGCAATGAACCGCGGACGGCGAAATCCCAGAACCAGCAGTAACGTCTCGCCCAACCTGCAACCCGCAGGGACACCGCGGTTTCGCTACCGAGTGCGATTCGCCAAGACCGGTTTACTGCGGTGGATCAGCCATCGTGATTTAGCGACATTGTGGGAACGGATCGGACGCCGAGCTGAACTGCCCTTCTCGATGACGGAAGGTTTCAATCCTAAACCGCGAATGCAGTTTCCGTCCGCACTCTCTCTCGGCGTCGAAAGTCTCGACGAAGTACTCGATCTCGAGCTTAGTGAAGATTGGGCCGCCGAGAAATTGTTGCAGCGATTGCAAATTGACGACCAACCCGGACTGCGAATCAACAGCGTCGAGCAAGTCGACTTGGCCGATGGCAAAGCACAACTCGCGGCAATGGACTATCTCGTCACATTGCCCGATGACTTTGATGATGCCGAGGCCACCCGCACCACCGCCGCGATTGAGCGGATGCGGCTACAAGACACCGTTTCGATCGAGCGGAAGGGGAAGCCTGTCGTCGCTCACGTGGCGACCGATATCCCCGTTCTCGATCTCCAACCCAATCAACTCGTCGCTCGCATCGTGACCGGACCGGGGGCGTCTTTGAAGATTCAAGACATCCTCGATCTGCTCGGTTTGAGTGATTGGCCCGAAAGAGGTGCGACGTTGATTCGCACCGGTATGACTCTCAAGGGCGAAACAGAACATTCGTAACTTCGGCGTCCATGCGGTCTCCCTCGGAGGGATCGTCCGCATTCAGCCGATTTTTAAAATCCCATTTTTGGTGAAATATCATGAAGCGTGAAATGCTAATCAATGTGCTCCAGCCTGAAGAATGCCGCATTGCGGTGGTGGAGGACAAGGTGCTCGAGGAACTTTACGTCGAACGCAAGAGCGTCGAGGCATATGCAGGGAATATCTACCGCGGGAAGATCGTTAATCTCGAACCAAGTATCCAAGCTGCCTTTGTCGACTTTGGTGTCGGACGCAATGGGTTCCTGCACATCAGCGACGTTGAGCCTCAGTACTTTCGCCAAGGCGGCTACGATCCCGAAGAGATCATGCGGGAATCCGACGAGATGGCTGCCGCCTCGGCGGCCCGAAACCGTGAAAGTGGACGTGGTAACTCGCGTGTCTACAAAGGCGGTCGCCCTCGCATCAAACCACCGATTCAAGAAATCTTTAAACGTGGCGACGAGGTTCTCGTCCAAGTCATCAAGGAAGGCATTGGTAACAAAGGGCCAACACTCTCAACCTACATTTCTATCCCAGGTCGCTATCTCGTGCTGATGCCCGCGCTCTCACGCGTCGGTGTTAGCCGGAAGATCGAAGACGAAGATGATCGCAAGCGACTCAAAAAAGCCCTCCACGCCTGCAATCCTCCCAAGGGACTCGGGTTCATCGTTCGCACTGCCGGTGCGGGACGCAGTGAAGACGAACTGCACCGCGACATGGATTATCTACTGCGATTATGGAAAGCGATCGCCCGCCGAATCGAAACCACTACTGAACCAGGCGAGATCTACGAAGAGAGCGATCTGATCATTCGCACCATCCGCGACATCTACAGCGATGACATCGATCACATCCTGATCGATGAGGAAGAGTCCTACAACAAAGCTCGTGACTTTCTCAAAAGCGTGATGCCGCGCGTTGTGGATCGTTTGAAGCTCTATGACGGCGAAGTGCCATTGTTCCACAAATACAATCTCGAAGAAGAGATTGTTAAGATCAACCAGCGTCAGGTCCAACTCAAGGACGGCGGCTCGATCGTCATCGACCCCACCGAAGCACTCGTGGCCATCGACGTCAACAGCGGTAACTTCCGCGGCAAGGCGTCCGCTGATGAAAATGCGTTTCGCCTAAACCTGTCTGCGGCCAAGGAAATCGCGCGACAACTTCGCCTGCGTGACCTCGGCGGTGTGATCGTCAATGACTTCATCGACATGCGGAAGGAAAGCTACCGCCGCAAAGTCGAACGAGTTCTACGCGACGCCATGGCGAAGGATCGTGCCCGTACCAAAATTCTGCGTACGAGCCCGTTCGGCCTCATCGAAATGACACGGCAACGGATTCGCCCAAGTCTGAAACGGAGCATCTATCAAGACTGCCCGTGCTGCAAGGGTCGCGGGCTCGTTAAAACACCCGAGAGCATGTCAATCGAAGTCGTTCGTACGCTCGCCCTCGCGGTCAAGAACAAACACATCGTCCGTGTCACCGTCCGTGTCAACGACGCTGTGGCCGCGTTCTTGAATAACAAGAAACGCCGCGCGATGTCTGACATGGAGGACTCGGGTAACATGACCGTCCAAATCCTCGGCAGCGAAGGCCTGTTCCCCGAACACCTCGAAGTCGATTGTCGCGACACGCACGGCGAACGCGTCGAAATCGACTCGTGATTTGAAGTCGAGAATTTCATTTTCGGAAATTCAGTTCAGACGGCTCTATCACACGCGTCTGATTTTTACGCTTCCGCCCGGCTCGTCCGGGCGGACGGGCGTCTCGTTGGCCAGAACAACCTTCAGCGATACTGGTTCGAAGCTGGATAGGCAATGGTCCGCAAGCCGGTTCAAGCTAGCGGCGCCGATAAAGCCGAAAGCGATCTACACAGGCAATGGAACATTTAAGCCGTGCGACGAAATAACGACGGCTCGTAGCGACTTCTTATTCTCGCAAGAGCGTTTCTAGGAACGGGCAGTCCGAAAACAAACTCGCTTGGCTATTGCGATATCAACGCAGAGGGATCGCACGTCGTTGATCGTCAGGCCATTTTCAGGAAACGCTTTCCCCGCCCACACGATTTATATCACGGACATGATCGGCTACGACCAACCGACTTTTCAGTCGATGCGGCGAATTGACCAAGCTCGTCGTACCACCCGTTATCAATTTCGCATCACGGGAATCTCTGCCGACGAGGATGTGGTCCGCCTGAGCGGGACCGATGACGGTGTCGCCCTCTCCTTCGACGAATGAAACTATTTTTTCATTCGCTATGCACCGTGCTTTCTAGCGCGTCCTCAAGGCGAGCTGGGTCGACGGTCAGCAATTCACCGGGTTCAGTCAATTGATTATCCAACGCCTCTCGCTGCTCCATTGCCAGTTCTCCGATTTGAGTAAAGAAACCTTCCTTCTCAACTACCTGGATTTGATCCGCGTCGAATCTGTCGAGCAATTCAGGGCTGTGCGTCGTCAGGATCACCTGTCCGCGGCCGTCCTCCGGTGCTGCCAAAAAATCGTCGACAAGCAGCGATAACGCACTCGGGTGCACGCCCTCCTCGGGATGCTCAAAAAACATCGCCAATTTCGATGGCTGCTGGTTCAGTGCCAACAGGTGTGCGAAAAAGCGTCGGAATCCTTCTGACTCTTGAGAGAGTTTCAGCTCAAGCGTTAGGCGATTGAAAAGATGCCCCACAACAGCATACTGAGGTTGACGGAGGTCATTCAGCTCAACTGACGAGACACCATGGATGACACGCTGCAACGACGACAAGATCCGTTGCCGAGCCGATGAGTCTTGGAAATTACTGACGATCTTCCTCATCGTTTGCAGGTAATTGGAGCCCGCATCCTGAAAGCCGAATTGTCCTGCTTCACTCTTCGCTCCATCGAGCATGACACTACGAGGAAACGAGTAACAACCGATGCCTTCGGTCAATGCCACGTATGCTACGACCACCTCCGACAACGACGGCATTCGGCCAAGTGCGACCCCGCCTGGTGCTGGCACCTCGACAAGTCGCGGCTCCACTTTCCAGATTGCCTGATTGTTCGCATCGACGGATTGGTGAAACAGAACGTTTTCACCTAAACACAATTTTTCCTCGCCTATTCCCCCTTCCACTGGCGTTTTCCCAAGATCCAACAAATAGCGATATTTTTTCTTCTCGCTCCGAACTGAAAAGAATATTTCGAACCGAGTTGGTGCGTTCGTCTTGGGAAGCGGACGTATCGTTTCGACGCTGGAGAGCACTCCGCTCCCCATCCCTGCGACGCCACCACCCATCCCGTTCCAATCCGCACCGAGCAGATCTCTTAAGTACCGTATCGCTTCGATGAAGTTGGATTTGCCCGTACCGCTGCGGCCGATCAAGACCGTCACGGGTGTGAACTCGACCGTCACATTTCGGATACTTTTGAAGTTCTGAATCCGGATTTCATGAATCATGGTTTGATACCGTTTCGGTTGATGAGCCTTTCGCACGTGACCGTCGCATTCAATCATTCTACTTCATATCTCCGTGCCGAAACTCGCTAAGAGTTTCGGCACCATCCAACAAACTGCTGCGGTTTCAATACTCGTCGTCGTAAAAACCCGGTATCTCTCACTGAAAGAAAGAGCTGGAAGCGACCTCGCAGAACCGGTATGCTCGAGCATTGGTTTGGTAGGGTTGACAGGTACCAAGCATTCACAGGATGAGCGGGAAATGATGATAAACAAGCGAACTATGATGTCGGCGCTGGTCAGCGTGGTTCTTGTTGGCTTCGTTTTAAAGCCGATTGTTGCCTGCACCGTGATGCAGTTGCAGCGGGGCACGCAAGTCATCGTGGCGCGCAATCACGATTGGGGGACAGGAGGCGGTTTACTGATCGTCAATCCGCGAGGCATCAAAAAAACTGCGATCACGCCAGTGAATCCAAAGCAATGGGTATCCCAGTATGGCAATGTGTCGTTCGCTCAATTTGGGCGAGAACTGTCCTTCGCGGGAATGAACGAGCAGGGACTCACTGTTGACCTATTGCAGTTGCGCGCGGCCGTTTTCCCCGCCGTCGATCCGGAAAAACCGTCGGTCAATGTCGTGCAGTGGGTACAGTATCAACTCGACATGTCGGCCACGGTTGCCGATGTGATCGCCAGCCTCGACGAGATCAATCCGACGCCGTTTTTGACTAAGCTTGAAAAAGTGCATTACTTCGTCACCGACACCAGTGGCGACATTGCCGTGATCGAGTACCTCGATGGCAAGCCCCATGTTCATCGTGGTAATAACGTCGTCTGTGCCCTTGCCAACTCGACATGGCCGGACTCCACCCGAGCTATCACGGATAACCATGCTGGCAACTCTAGCGAGCAACGCTTCATGCTCGCCTCAAGCTTCGCCGCCAACGCGGGCAATCAAAGTCCGAATGTTGATCTTGTCCAATACGCCTTCGCTGCCCTCCACCGCGTCGCCCAGGATCACACGCAGTGGAGCTTGGTTTACGAGCCCACCTCGCTGCGAATCAATTTTGCCACGCAGGTCGCCCCACAGCGACGTTGGATCGATTTTTCGGACGTCGATTTTACGGAAGGGGCGCAAGTCCTGTGCCTTGACATAAACCAAGACCTTGCCGGAGACGTGCGAGAGCATCTTGAACCGTTCACACGGGATGCCAATCGGCGGATCATCGACGATGCCTTTGATGCCGGCCCCGCTGGGTTTCTAAAAGAGACCGTCAAAGGCATGGTACTCAGCTACGGTGAGTCGTTGGCGCCGGTCGGGATTGATTGAGCATTCGGACTACTTTTTCTCGCAGGTCATCAACGCTGCCGTCGTTCTGGATCACCCACGTGCTGCGGCGGCGTTTTTCTGCCCAGGGCAGCTGCCGCTGCTCGCGACGAGCAAGTTCGGTTTCGCTCCAGCCACGAGCGGCGAGTAGCTGCCGGTGTCTCGCGGGCTCGATCTGCATGCACCAGATCTGATCACACTGGCTCTCCCATCCGCTCTCTAGCAAGAGCGGAACATCGAGAATGATATAGAGTGCCCCGCGTGCGGTAGCGGTGTCCAATCGTGATTGAATAATCCGGTGCGTGCGTGGATGGATGATGGACTCCAGTTTCTTCAATCGCCGATGCGATTCATCGTCATCACCGAAAACCAGGTCCGCGATCTGGGCCCGGGACACTGAACCGTCGCTGGCAAGAATAGCGATGCCGAAGGACTCCACAAGGTCTGCAATCACCTCGGCGTCACTGAGCTGCTCTTTCGCAATCGCATCGGCATCGATCCAAACACCACCGCGTGATTCGACCACGCGCGCGACCGTGGATTTGCCGCTGCACGGGGGACCAATGATGCCGATCACTAAGGTGGTATTTCGCTCGGTCATTCAAGTAATTTCTCACATCGTTTAGGTGATACCTTCACAGCGGTACCGAGCGGCTGGGCAAACTGGCTAACCCGGAGTTCCTCGATCATCCACCGAAACTCAGAGTCCGCATGATTTTTCGGCTCGCGATC
This genomic window from Allorhodopirellula heiligendammensis contains:
- a CDS encoding AAA family ATPase, with the translated sequence MIHEIRIQNFKSIRNVTVEFTPVTVLIGRSGTGKSNFIEAIRYLRDLLGADWNGMGGGVAGMGSGVLSSVETIRPLPKTNAPTRFEIFFSVRSEKKKYRYLLDLGKTPVEGGIGEEKLCLGENVLFHQSVDANNQAIWKVEPRLVEVPAPGGVALGRMPSLSEVVVAYVALTEGIGCYSFPRSVMLDGAKSEAGQFGFQDAGSNYLQTMRKIVSNFQDSSARQRILSSLQRVIHGVSSVELNDLRQPQYAVVGHLFNRLTLELKLSQESEGFRRFFAHLLALNQQPSKLAMFFEHPEEGVHPSALSLLVDDFLAAPEDGRGQVILTTHSPELLDRFDADQIQVVEKEGFFTQIGELAMEQREALDNQLTEPGELLTVDPARLEDALESTVHSE
- a CDS encoding linear amide C-N hydrolase, whose amino-acid sequence is MPKLAKSFGTIQQTAAVSILVVVKTRYLSLKERAGSDLAEPVCSSIGLVGLTGTKHSQDEREMMINKRTMMSALVSVVLVGFVLKPIVACTVMQLQRGTQVIVARNHDWGTGGGLLIVNPRGIKKTAITPVNPKQWVSQYGNVSFAQFGRELSFAGMNEQGLTVDLLQLRAAVFPAVDPEKPSVNVVQWVQYQLDMSATVADVIASLDEINPTPFLTKLEKVHYFVTDTSGDIAVIEYLDGKPHVHRGNNVVCALANSTWPDSTRAITDNHAGNSSEQRFMLASSFAANAGNQSPNVDLVQYAFAALHRVAQDHTQWSLVYEPTSLRINFATQVAPQRRWIDFSDVDFTEGAQVLCLDINQDLAGDVREHLEPFTRDANRRIIDDAFDAGPAGFLKETVKGMVLSYGESLAPVGID
- the coaE gene encoding dephospho-CoA kinase (Dephospho-CoA kinase (CoaE) performs the final step in coenzyme A biosynthesis.) yields the protein MTERNTTLVIGIIGPPCSGKSTVARVVESRGGVWIDADAIAKEQLSDAEVIADLVESFGIAILASDGSVSRAQIADLVFGDDDESHRRLKKLESIIHPRTHRIIQSRLDTATARGALYIILDVPLLLESGWESQCDQIWCMQIEPARHRQLLAARGWSETELARREQRQLPWAEKRRRSTWVIQNDGSVDDLREKVVRMLNQSRPAPTTHRS